A stretch of the Musa acuminata AAA Group cultivar baxijiao chromosome BXJ2-7, Cavendish_Baxijiao_AAA, whole genome shotgun sequence genome encodes the following:
- the LOC135616675 gene encoding protein RGF1 INDUCIBLE TRANSCRIPTION FACTOR 1-like isoform X2, whose product MMMRRVAASLVPPWLEPLLSAHFFTACPLHRDAPRSECNMFCIDCGPASSSFCFYCRSDNHAGHRVIQIRRSSYHDVVRVAEIQKMLDISGVQTYVINSAPVLFLNERPQPRGGGRGGGASAASSSTSTPYTCEICSRSLLDPFRFCSLGCKEIVRPTQILYFQSCSSSTRSQRKYTLQQQQHCLYLFTSMVGTRSQTLVVTLTRTRLRKARYLRSSEKAVEGDKK is encoded by the exons ATGATGATGAGGCGGGTGGCGGCATCGCTGGTGCCGCCGTGGCTGGAGCCCCTCCTCTCCGCCCACTTCTTTACTGCTTGCCCCCTCCACCGGGACGCTCCCCGCAGCGAGTGCAACATGTTCTGCATCGATTGCGGCCCCGCCTCGTCTTCTTTCTGCTTCTACTGCCGCTCCGACAACCACGCCGGCCACCGCGTCATCCAG ATACGGCGGTCGTCGTACCACGACGTGGTGCGGGTGGCGGAGATCCAGAAGATGCTCGACATCAGCGGCGTCCAGACCTACGTCATTAACAGCGCGCCCGTGCTCTTCCTCAACGAGCGGCCGCAGCCGCGCGGGGGCGGACGCGGAGGCGGCGCCTCCGCTGCTTCCTCATCCACCTCAACCCCTTACACCTGCGAGATCTGCTCCCGCTCGCTCCTCGATCCCTTCCGCTTCTGCTCCCTCGGCTGCAAG GAAATAGTACGACCGACACAAATTCTTTACTTCCAAAGCTGCTCGTCGTCAACCAGAAGCCAAAGGAAGTATACGCTGCAGCAGCAACAGCACTGTCTTTACCTTTTCACCTCCATGGTTGGGACTCGTTCGCAGACACTTGTGGTAACCTTAACCCGAACACGGTTGAGGAAAGCTCGGTATCTTCGTTCATCGGAAAAGGCAGTCGAGGGAGATAAGAAATAG
- the LOC135616675 gene encoding protein RGF1 INDUCIBLE TRANSCRIPTION FACTOR 1-like isoform X1, giving the protein MMMRRVAASLVPPWLEPLLSAHFFTACPLHRDAPRSECNMFCIDCGPASSSFCFYCRSDNHAGHRVIQIRRSSYHDVVRVAEIQKMLDISGVQTYVINSAPVLFLNERPQPRGGGRGGGASAASSSTSTPYTCEICSRSLLDPFRFCSLGCKLAGVKRNSDATFVLNPGDVEPSDGGRGIRDSSSTAAEESKSGRRGRSSGGSREGTRHEARGPAPPPPAPNSRRRKGIPRRAPFAS; this is encoded by the exons ATGATGATGAGGCGGGTGGCGGCATCGCTGGTGCCGCCGTGGCTGGAGCCCCTCCTCTCCGCCCACTTCTTTACTGCTTGCCCCCTCCACCGGGACGCTCCCCGCAGCGAGTGCAACATGTTCTGCATCGATTGCGGCCCCGCCTCGTCTTCTTTCTGCTTCTACTGCCGCTCCGACAACCACGCCGGCCACCGCGTCATCCAG ATACGGCGGTCGTCGTACCACGACGTGGTGCGGGTGGCGGAGATCCAGAAGATGCTCGACATCAGCGGCGTCCAGACCTACGTCATTAACAGCGCGCCCGTGCTCTTCCTCAACGAGCGGCCGCAGCCGCGCGGGGGCGGACGCGGAGGCGGCGCCTCCGCTGCTTCCTCATCCACCTCAACCCCTTACACCTGCGAGATCTGCTCCCGCTCGCTCCTCGATCCCTTCCGCTTCTGCTCCCTCGGCTGCAAG TTGGCGGGGGTAAAGCGGAACAGCGACGCGACCTTCGTCCTGAACCCCGGCGACGTGGAGCCGAGCGACGGCGGCAGGGGCATAAGGGATTCATCGTCGACGGCGGCGGAGGAGAGCAAGTCCGGACGAAGGGGAAGGTCGAGCGGGGGATCGCGCGAGGGAACGAGGCACGAAGCCCGAGGCCCGGCGCCTCCTCCTCCCGCTCCCAACTCGAGGAGGCGGAAGGGGATCCCCCGCCGCGCCCCCTTCGCCTCCTGA